The following proteins are co-located in the Streptomyces asiaticus genome:
- a CDS encoding dioxygenase yields the protein MRDLTSDTITDAVISTMRDTEDARVAEILESLVRHLHAFVRDVGLTEEEWARGVDFLTRTGQMCTSTRQEFILLSDVLGITMLVDSLSNRRPTETTQNSVLGPFFREDRPHHADAADISGGLPGTPLFFEGRVVNRAGAPVADAAVDVWHSDGDGHYDVEVSGQADPAMRALFRTDETGHFGFRSIRPSSYPIPGDGPVGELLGATGRSLMRPAHVHLLIEAEGFQRVTTMLFPSDDSYLDTDPVFGVKESLITSYDTYEAGAGPCRELTDEPYTVLRHTFVLEPRPADSPG from the coding sequence ATGCGTGATCTGACCAGCGACACCATCACCGATGCCGTGATCTCCACCATGCGGGACACCGAGGACGCCCGCGTCGCGGAGATCCTGGAATCGCTGGTGCGGCACCTCCACGCCTTCGTCCGCGATGTCGGGCTGACGGAGGAGGAGTGGGCCCGGGGAGTGGACTTCCTGACGCGCACCGGCCAGATGTGCACATCGACGCGCCAGGAGTTCATCCTGCTGTCCGATGTGCTGGGCATCACCATGCTGGTCGACTCCCTGAGCAACCGACGACCCACGGAAACCACCCAGAACAGCGTCCTGGGCCCCTTCTTCAGGGAGGACAGGCCGCACCACGCCGACGCCGCCGACATCTCCGGGGGTCTGCCCGGCACGCCGCTGTTCTTCGAGGGACGGGTCGTGAACCGTGCGGGAGCGCCGGTGGCCGACGCGGCGGTGGACGTCTGGCACAGTGACGGGGACGGCCACTACGACGTGGAGGTGTCCGGCCAGGCCGACCCGGCCATGCGCGCGCTGTTCCGCACCGACGAGACGGGACACTTCGGTTTCCGTTCCATCCGCCCGTCCAGCTACCCGATCCCCGGCGACGGCCCGGTCGGCGAACTCCTGGGCGCCACCGGCAGGTCGCTGATGCGGCCCGCCCATGTGCACCTGCTGATCGAGGCTGAGGGCTTCCAGCGCGTGACCACCATGCTGTTCCCGTCGGACGACTCGTACCTCGACACGGATCCGGTGTTCGGGGTCAAGGAGTCGCTGATCACGTCCTATGACACCTACGAGGCCGGTGCCGGGCCCTGCCGCGAGCTGACCGACGAGCCGTACACCGTGCTACGGCACACCTTCGTCCTCGAACCCCGCCCCGCGGACTCGCCTGGGTGA
- a CDS encoding Lrp/AsnC family transcriptional regulator produces MNSERGVDATDARILLALAAQPRATVVALAEQLGLSRNTVQARVARMEQGGALGSFERRITPKALGHPLTAFVTARVDQRRLAEVSEALAGIAEVVEVFGLSGETDLLVRVVAADAEDLYRIAGRILAVPGIERTATALAMRELVPHRLTPLLRRAAAE; encoded by the coding sequence ATGAACAGTGAGCGAGGCGTGGACGCCACCGACGCGCGGATCCTGCTCGCCCTCGCCGCCCAGCCACGGGCCACCGTCGTCGCCCTGGCCGAGCAGCTGGGGCTGTCCCGCAACACCGTCCAGGCGCGGGTGGCCAGAATGGAGCAGGGCGGCGCGCTGGGCTCCTTCGAGCGGCGGATCACCCCGAAGGCACTGGGTCACCCGCTCACCGCGTTCGTCACCGCGCGGGTCGATCAGCGCCGGCTGGCCGAGGTGTCCGAGGCGCTGGCGGGCATCGCCGAAGTCGTGGAGGTCTTCGGCCTCAGCGGCGAGACGGATCTGCTGGTACGGGTGGTCGCCGCGGACGCGGAGGACCTGTACCGGATCGCGGGGCGGATCCTCGCCGTTCCGGGCATCGAACGCACGGCGACGGCCCTGGCCATGCGCGAGCTGGTGCCGCACCGCCTCACCCCGCTGCTGCGCCGTGCCGCGGCGGAGTGA